Part of the Mangifera indica cultivar Alphonso chromosome 4, CATAS_Mindica_2.1, whole genome shotgun sequence genome, gaaaaagtatgattggaaaataaattcattcataTCTGAAATAGAGATGTAATCTTTTACAATCAAAATCTAGTACTAaaagaatgaatgaatgaatcaCACTAGAAAGACAGATCCTCTGTACATATAGAGTTTAACTAAATGAAACATAACCCAAACTGAACAaacaattttcatatataatctataattctaaattcaatcAATCTTTGCGAAGGACTAGTCTAACATCTTGCAATCTGTTGTTGATTCATGAAGAACTTGGGTTTCTTTGTTGGCAAAGGACTTTCCACTTCCTGAGACCAGAACTCCGGCAAGGCCGGCAAGTTCAGGTCAAACCCCCGTTGACTGCTTGACCCACCGCCTTCAGAAAACGAAACACTGGCGGTTGCATTCACGGAGGAGGCATtgatattgttgttgttgttgttgttgccgCCTTCGTAGTGGCAACGCTTGTGGCCCCCCAAGGCTTGACCCGAAGAAAAAGTCTTGTGACAGATTGAGCACTCATGACTCCTTCCACTCCCACTGCTGGAGGTGGCAGCGACCGTGTTGACTTCACCGGAAACAGCGGCAGCGGCGTGGGAGGTGGAGGAGATTGACGTCTCGGTGGAGTTCTTGCGGTGGCTGGCCTTGTGTCCACCTAAAGCTTGGTAAGAAGGAAAAGCCTTGTTGCATACAGCACACTTGTAAGAAAGTTTCAAACTCGGAGGCTCCGGGAACTGCTGATCTTCCTGTTTTTCAAGTGATGAAGAAGATGGGTTACCACCAGTGGAGGTGGTGGCTCCGCCGCGAGCAAGCATGATAAGACAAAGAGCCAAGTACTCCTCCTCACTGGAAGCTGGAGATTCGCTTCTGGGGCGCtttgatctttttcttttggtCCATGAGTCTTCATGACTGAAGGGCTGAGTGGCAGCAGTAGGAGAATTCAAAGCTTGAAGAGCCATTGAAATTGAAAAGGTCTCTTTGCTTTTCTTGCAGAGAAAGATGTTGAATGAATTAATGGGTAAGAAAGAGTGAGAGTGGGGAGGtttatatataggaaaaaatgaGTGAAGTCGGTCAACTAAAGAAAGAGTAGTAGTGGAGATGGGTTGGAGGTGGGGGGAAGGTGAAGACGAAGGAAGAGTGAGTGATGACTGAGCTAAACAAGACTTATTCAAGTCAAAACAATGCAACGCCTGCACTTTTTTACCCTTCACAAACAGAGACACTTGACATGCACTGCAAGACAAGGTGGAATTACTTGGCACTGGGGCTACATTAACAGTCTTCAGGGCGTGTGGggcaagttttatttttatttttttcttattaattttaattactcacTAATCTAATCTAATCACTTTCTAAGAAACATGATTTGGTTCATGGTTGGTGTGTTAATTTGTATTAGCTAAACTATGTGGGCATCTCAGATCTGTAAGTAagattatattgataaataGTGGATTGTTTGTTGCTTCCCCTATTTGAAATCTCACTcatattaataagataaataaatttaaaatataataatcaaatttataattattatattaaataaatcaaaattttgtaaaaattttaattttgtatattttatacgctgaatgactatttctcacccaatgtttgatgttttctcaaatattccctctttaactatagaaacatcaaacacccacccatgactgattagatttaacagaaccttaacgtctaaaaattttatctctttttatccccttaaactttaaaaactaaaattttctctcaacctaagttttaaaaaatcgcagtttcaccatagggtttggttttgaaatctccgatgacCTCTCCGGCTCTGTTGTCGACgccctctccctcccgaagcaacctctccttccgacgatctctttcctcccatttagaggTCCAATAGGCGTCGGAGACTCCttaggagacgaagaacttcgtcggggaagacgaagaggtcgtcggagatttcaaaaccaaaccctagggtgaaactgtgattttttaaaacttaggttggggaaaaattttagtttttaaagtttaggggggtaaaatatattctattttagtttatttttaatattatagtaaaaatgacgattttacccttaccaccgttagagttttattaaatctaaccggtcatgggtaggtgtttgatgttttcatagttaaagggtggaaacttgaggtaacatcaaaccttgggtgggaaatagtcatttggccatattttataatataaacttatttaaattccTGGAACAGACAAATAGCAGTAGAGAAATGGAAAGAAGTAATAAATACACTAACAGCGCAATCAATTTTGCTTTGGTTATAACaactgaaaacaaaaaagaggaTATTCCACATTGGTAACGCCCTTCGTCTTCTGCCTCGCCAAAAATGGGTTTAATTCTTATTATCAACTTTATTAATTACGCAAAAGATAGTTGcatcaaattcaaatactcaccgTTTAGTTGGCATCACGTCTCACAGACGCAATTTATGTGTGGCTCACCAAGACGACAGCTACAGATTAGTGAAAGGAGCATCAGAAGCTTCAAGAATCAAGCATGTTTGATTGTCCACTTGTGTTGGTAATACGCATCAGAAGCTTCAAACATGTTAGACTGTCCACTTGTGTTGATAGTATTATCCTGTTTCTTGtcttaaatattgttttgcGGTAACTCTTCTTTCATCAAATTTgggaaaatactatttaaattttaattcaatggtATCTTATGATTAGTTATGTAAGAAAAGGCATAGGTTCCTAAATAACGggctaaactatttttttaaaatgtctttgatttcttttattgcttaaacaaaattaaacttaattatattgttactttcatttattttcatctttttacaTGAGATCGTGTCTCTCATTTTATATACTTCTCattaaagtaaatttttatatcaataatttaatgttaatgtccatgataacatacataaaaaaggtattttctcttcatgtataaaatataactCGCATTGAGCAAGTTAAGATGTCAATATTTGATgtatagataatataatttattttctaaaaatattattttttaatatatgaaacCTAAATCATGTCAGGTATGCTAATCTATTTATATGTGATATACAGAGTGTAATTTATTTTGAgaagatattatttatcaacGTGTAAAGTATAACTTATCAACTTGTAAATTGCCCAAATATAATCTCTCAGTGTGCAAAACTTAGCTCATTCTAAAGAGGTGTTGACACTTAATATGTCGAATATAACCCACTTTAAGTACGTCAAGGTTTTGTAAACTATAGGGGTTacgaatcaattaaaaaaaattagatttttaaaggTATTATGGTCAATTCAGCAGCGTACAAGAGTATTTGTTTAGAACAGTACAGTAGTAGAGTGCCAGTGTGGAACACAGTATCTTCACGGACGCGCAACTGTCACGCCATACGGCACGGAACGCGGTTCAGCAAAGACGGACGCGTGGTTGTTTAAAGACCTTTACTATTTAGAATGAGATAACCGACACGAATTTTTTTGTGTTGATCATCGCATAAAGCCGTCAATTAGTTGGGCTTGGGCATTTGTGTTGGACGCAATGTGGATACAGCTAAACTTGGTCGTCACAGCACGTGGCGGTTGAACGTACATGCTTCAGAATTCTAGTGGATGCTGCTACTTGTGTGTTAAGGAAGGTTGCAGTTATCTTTTAATCAAATGTTACGTGTACTTGATTAGGTGACTTAATTGTGATCCATTAGATGTAATCCCttgcataatatttatatccatataataaattagtaatattatgtttatgtatgttaattttgaataaaaaataaatatataattatatatatataagttcaaTTATCACctaaaaactatttaattactcTCAATTGtcactaaaataattattttataattaagttagATCGATTAATCATGAATGAATctagatttaatattatttaatcatattaaaatacatattaaatatatatcaatttatatatttaaataaatacttataatttttatcgataatatattatttaattaatatatgagaATATAGGGTAAGCTCAATCAAACTATCTAAAGGTATATATTGCCACatattcattaaatttgttCCATTCATCCATCAATTTCATAtcttataaacaattttttttattattagattaatgttatatatacaaaaacaaattttattattaatcataCATCAATTTCAGCGCCATGACACCTGCAGATAAGAGAAATCCATGCCGTGTCCGTCAGTTTATTGCGTTGGCTTAGATCGAATAAACCTAGAAACTGAAATCTTTCGTATTCAAATTGCTGTATGTATAAAAAGTTTATGACTCTGTGCGTGCATCtgttaaattaatcaaaatcaaatggtATTTGACAAGTAAAGGCAGCGGCGACGTTTGAGATGGCGTCATACAAGATTCAGCCAATGCCCGAGTGCTTCATCATCAATGAGGCTGCATATTTATCAGGTCGGTTCCGCAGCCTTAGCGTCAAAGTTGGAGTCTTTTCTTGGGCTCGTGTTATTCTATTAGTgataaagaagaaagtgaacTCCTACAAGTAATAGCGATGAAGTCATGCTCACATAAATTACAGCAAGGAAAGGAAGTATAGTGGAAGATTCAAGAACCTTGGGATGATTTGTTATTGTTAGTTGAGAGGTTAATTAAGACTTGAAATGTCAACGTGTTCACTTCAGTTCACCCACATGTATGGAATATGGGTTTATGTCCAGTCTCTTAACAACTGATTTGTTGGCTTATTTAGTTGCTCTAAACTTCTAGACGCAGACAGAGGGTCCTTGTGTGGTATTGATTAATCTAGATAACCATCTATCTCTATTAcaatttcattgaatttgttAGAACTTGACAAAATTGCAGTTTGTGCTTGAAGAGGAAGTTAACTTGACCAGTAAGCTTTGCCATAAAGGGAGCCAGCTGGATTTTTGACTACTGAAAATGTAAAAACGGAAATTTGGTTCGGCCCAGGCCCAGTGGACCAAGTTCAGCTGGGGGGCTCTTGTTAGGCTTGCTTGCTCGTATAAGTCCATACATTTGGGCTGGCCTATCGTTTGATGaacattttgtttaaaaataccactttattataaatttacttaaaaagataaaaaatacaaaaattgacCTAAAAATCCTTAATATTTGTGGCCTTtatgaaaccaaaaaatatgtaaataaaataatttttattgtaaatcTGCATCACTTCGATGGCCAAATTTAAGGAGGGTGGgaaatcaattttttcaaacctaaagGGTGAATGTTCTTTCATTAAACCTTCTGTgggaaatattttttactttcacATTTTTCCAAACTGAAAACCTGAGtcaattttgtctttttgaTGGCAACCTCTCTGTTTTGTCCACCTTCATCGCTTGCCAAAGAGCTACCGGGTCCCACACCCGCTCTTCCCAAATCTTCGTTTCTCTCCGACGGCAAGCTCTTTAAATTCACGCCCTCTTCAAGAACAAAACACAGAGTTGAAAGATGCTACATCACTCCCCGTGCCGAGTCTCTGAACCACATTCCCAGGCAGTTCAGGGAACAAAATCTCAAAGATGGatgttagttttaaattagCCACCTCTTCTTTTTTGCATTCCCTCTTGTTTATTTCACCAATTCTTCGTTTGTTTATTCAAAGAACACATTTTTATTAGTGACATGCAGTCTAattcatttatcatattttaatttaggaTTTGAATTGAACATATGCTAATTCAATCGTAGTAGATAGAAAAAATACTTCGGGtttctttaattcaatattattttatgtatgtgtaagaagaagatataatatacctaGATGGTGAATGATTAGCCTAAATATTGGAGTAAGAATTTTAGTAACTGTAGAAATTCAAATCATTGATAGTGTTTTGGAGAGCAATTTGAGCATGATAGTGATCAAAGTTGGTGGCTTTCGTAAGAGGATAATCTTATGAGCATACTAGTGTGGGAGATCAAAattaagttcttttttttttttttttttttgtatttttgcaGTGAGgttgatatatttttcaaattagaaCTATGTCATTAATCAGTTCACTAATAGTTG contains:
- the LOC123213069 gene encoding zinc finger protein ZAT10-like, with product MALQALNSPTAATQPFSHEDSWTKRKRSKRPRSESPASSEEEYLALCLIMLARGGATTSTGGNPSSSSLEKQEDQQFPEPPSLKLSYKCAVCNKAFPSYQALGGHKASHRKNSTETSISSTSHAAAAVSGEVNTVAATSSSGSGRSHECSICHKTFSSGQALGGHKRCHYEGGNNNNNNNINASSVNATASVSFSEGGGSSSQRGFDLNLPALPEFWSQEVESPLPTKKPKFFMNQQQIARC